In Nerophis ophidion isolate RoL-2023_Sa linkage group LG12, RoL_Noph_v1.0, whole genome shotgun sequence, a single window of DNA contains:
- the LOC133563823 gene encoding V(D)J recombination-activating protein 2-like has translation NSVIDCPPRVFLFDQEFCCCSAYTFPELNDGQSFHTALAKEDRVYFLGGHSLKSNSRPPRLFCLHVELLQGSPLVSCDSLDCGLSISSAVIARTGPSHKYIVLGGYQSDSQKRMECSTVTLDEKGIHIEPLQQPQWTPDIVHSQTWYGGAAGELGMLLAVPTEGRSSQTDMHYFYLVNFQKEVEGEDDPAQQCCSQELSDYDNSTPLEDSEELYFGREPHELEDCSEGEGDKYNEKDEEDESQSGYWIKCCHGCQLDHNTWEPFYSTELHRPAMIFCSKGEAGHWVHAQCMELTETLLLTLSQGNQKYFCLEHGGLPHQETTPPRKVIPLQRTPLKVKHRKSHTKLRSSPVKKSVFRRLFD, from the coding sequence AATAGCGTCATTGATTGTCCACCTCGGGTGTTTTTGTTCGACCAAGAATTTTGTTGTTGCTCTGCTTATACCTTCCCAGAGCTCAATGACGGACAGTCTTTCCACACAGCTTTAGCCAAAGAGGACCGTGTTTACTTTCTCGGGGGCCACTCTTTGAAATCCAACAGCCGCCCTCCTCGGCTCTTTTGCTTGCATGTGGAGCTCTTGCAAGGTAGTCCGTTAGTGTCCTGTGACAGTCTTGATTGTGGTCTGTCCATCTCAAGTGCGGTAATCGCCCGCACAGGTCCATCTCATAAATATATCGTATTAGGAGGGTATCAGTCAGATTCTCAAAAAAGAATGGAATGCAGCACTGTGACTCTGGATGAGAAAGGGATTCACATTGAACCTCTCCAACAACCACAGTGGACCCCAGATATTGTTCATAGTCAAACTTGGTATGGTGGCGCTGCGGGGGAACTCGGCATGCTGCTCGCTGTACCAACAGAGGGCAGGTCGTCCCAAACAGATATGCATTACTTCTATCTGGTCAACTTCCAGAAAGAGGTAGAAGGTGAAGATGATCCGGCCCAGCAGTGCTGCAGTCAGGAGCTGTCAGACTACGACAACTCCACACCTCTGGAAGATTCAGAAGAGCTCTACTTTGGCCGAGAGCCTCATGAGCTGGAGGATTGTAGCGAGGGTGAAGGTGACAAATACAACGAGAAAGATGAGGAGGATGAGTCACAATCAGGCTACTGGATCAAATGCTGTCACGGTTGTCAGCTGGACCACAACACATGGGAGCCGTTTTATTCCACCGAGCTCCACCGGCCAGCCATGATTTTCTGCTCAAAGGGAGAGGCAGGACATTGGGTCCACGCTCAGTGCATGGAGCTCACGGAAACACTGCTGCTCACACTCTCCCAAGGCAACCAGAAGTACTTTTGTCTTGAACATGGTGGTCTTCCTCACCAGGAGACGACCCCACCTCGAAAAGTCATCCCCTTACAGCGCACGCCACTTAAAGTTAAACACAGGAAATCTCATACGAAACTGAGGAGCTCCCCCGTCAAAAAAAGTGTTTTCAGGAGACTTTTTGACTAA